One window of Coregonus clupeaformis isolate EN_2021a unplaced genomic scaffold, ASM2061545v1 scaf0234, whole genome shotgun sequence genomic DNA carries:
- the LOC121543679 gene encoding cyclin-dependent kinase inhibitor 1-like isoform X2: MASSSLSSDVAMLVCGSVEELKRRAQAPVRRNLFGPVDHEQLQQDFQRHLCMSVESANKRWDFDFNTGRPAAKGASVEWEEMKCQDVPVFYHSCVVRKPVIGIAGWRAERENIRLARASSPGSSSCGEEYLEVTTRESYRIQRQEKRTASQRAGAVKRRQAAITEFFVVKKRRAMHHKRSSRQ, from the exons ATGGCGTCATCATCATTATCGTCTGACGTGGCCATGCTGGTCTGTGGGAGTGTGGAGGAGCTGAAGCGGAGGGCCCAGGCCCCGGTGAGGAGGAACCTGTTTGGGCCTGTGGACCACGAGCAGCTGCAACAGGACTTCCAGAGGCACCTGTGTATGAGCGTGGAGTCAGCCAACAAGCGCTGGGACTTTGACTTTAACACCGGCCGGCCGGCCGCCAAGGGCGCCAGCGTGGAGTGGGAGGAGATGAAGTGCCAGGATGTGCCGGTGTTCTACCACAGCTGCGTGGTGAGGAAGCCGGTGATTGGCATCGCCGGGTGGagggcggagagagagaatatcagGCTGGCGCGGGCATCGTCTCCAGGGTCGTCCAGCTGTGGAGAGGAGTACCTGGAGGTGACCACCAGGGAAAGCTATAGGATCCAGAGGCAGGAGAAGAGGACGGCCAGTCAGAGGGCAGGAGCAGTCAAACGGAGACAAGCCGCCATAACAG AATTCTTTGTCGTGAAGAAGAGGAGGGCCATGCATCACAAACGGTCCTCTCGGCAGTAA
- the LOC121543976 gene encoding suppressor APC domain-containing protein 1-like has translation MAYPQCPAPGSYTMVIIPLRSSLYSLDALRFYLWIKRLKDLEREKDSLWAGLQVLEQARLWYRHKLEDNRARQANVGTRAGARAKEWGGEGASSCLLRSQIQRVNGSLGRLMSEPNVTSCPSSPKRDGVEVSDSELRWQNTVLVQAQPHLPNCHVNAKWS, from the exons ATGGCCTACCCTCAGTGCCCGGCCCCTGGGTCCTACACCATGGTCATCATCCCTCTCCGGAGCAGCCTCTACAGCCTTGATGCCCTGCGCTTCTACCTATGG ATTAAGAGGCTGAAGGACTTAGAAAGGGAGAAGGACTCTCTGTGGGCCGGGCTGCAGGTTCTGGAGCAGGCCCGGCTCTGGTACCGACACAAACTGGAGGACAACAGAGCCAGGCAGGCTAACGTGGGCACCAGGGCTGGGGCTAGGGCaaaggagtggggaggagag GGGGCGTCATCGTGCCTCCTGAGGTCTCAGATCCAGAGGGTGAATGGATCTTTGGGTAGACTGATGAGTGAGCCCAACGTAACCAGCTGTCCCTCGTCTCCAAAGAGGGACGGGGTCGAGGTATCAGACAGTGAGCTACGGTGGCAGAACACAGTACTGGTACAG GCTCAACCTCACCTTCCAAACTGTCATGTCAATGCCAAGTGGTCTTAG
- the LOC121543679 gene encoding cyclin-dependent kinase inhibitor 1-like isoform X1, whose amino-acid sequence MKTRDIAMASSSLSSDVAMLVCGSVEELKRRAQAPVRRNLFGPVDHEQLQQDFQRHLCMSVESANKRWDFDFNTGRPAAKGASVEWEEMKCQDVPVFYHSCVVRKPVIGIAGWRAERENIRLARASSPGSSSCGEEYLEVTTRESYRIQRQEKRTASQRAGAVKRRQAAITEFFVVKKRRAMHHKRSSRQ is encoded by the exons ATGAAAACGAG ggACATTGCGATGGCGTCATCATCATTATCGTCTGACGTGGCCATGCTGGTCTGTGGGAGTGTGGAGGAGCTGAAGCGGAGGGCCCAGGCCCCGGTGAGGAGGAACCTGTTTGGGCCTGTGGACCACGAGCAGCTGCAACAGGACTTCCAGAGGCACCTGTGTATGAGCGTGGAGTCAGCCAACAAGCGCTGGGACTTTGACTTTAACACCGGCCGGCCGGCCGCCAAGGGCGCCAGCGTGGAGTGGGAGGAGATGAAGTGCCAGGATGTGCCGGTGTTCTACCACAGCTGCGTGGTGAGGAAGCCGGTGATTGGCATCGCCGGGTGGagggcggagagagagaatatcagGCTGGCGCGGGCATCGTCTCCAGGGTCGTCCAGCTGTGGAGAGGAGTACCTGGAGGTGACCACCAGGGAAAGCTATAGGATCCAGAGGCAGGAGAAGAGGACGGCCAGTCAGAGGGCAGGAGCAGTCAAACGGAGACAAGCCGCCATAACAG AATTCTTTGTCGTGAAGAAGAGGAGGGCCATGCATCACAAACGGTCCTCTCGGCAGTAA